In Panulirus ornatus isolate Po-2019 chromosome 2, ASM3632096v1, whole genome shotgun sequence, the DNA window TCGCCCAGTGGTGGCTGGTATATAATACTCTGGTTCACTCTATCCGTACTCAGTCCTGAcatgtaattacacgaaagtgcctgacactccatatatatatatatatatatatatatatatatatatatatatatatatatatatatatatatatatataattttttaagtGCCCCGGGGAATCTTTTCCAGGAACTCCTGCAGCTTTAAatctgcgctgcttccagtagcaggaaaatgatggactccgtAGAAGAGAGAAGTtcctctaataataataataataataataataataataataataatcataataataataataatggctgtAGAAGTTCCCTAAAAGGGGTATTggattgtataatgataataatcataataataataagtttggGTATATAAGTATTTAGCATCTCACACTCACAAAAAGATCATGTGAACCATTTGAATGCACAGAACTCATGTAAAAACTCCTCAGAAcatttccattcatgagatcatttATTTCGTTCACATAACATAACATAGCCAGACAACTTCAAGGAAAACTAGGTCAAGGAATCCTATCTTTAAATAAATGAAGCACCAGTGTTTGTTAAAAAcgaattacatctttttttttttttttttagaaatacacaataaaagatatatatgttagTACAAAATTACTAACTTTAGTGTACAAAATCATACAACCAAAATCTACAAAGATACAATGTGACTGATCTTGCGAATCATACAACAGCACATCATCTACCTCTGGGAAATTATACACCCGGTTCATAGAACTCGTACATCATCATACTGAAATTTACAGACCAGGAATTCTGAAACGCTGACACAAAAGACAGTGTGACCCAGCGCTCGCTCAAACCTCAGCAATATAtacagagcaatatatatatatatatatatatggttgatggATATCCTGTCAGGAGAGGAAAAAATGTCACCGGACTCGAGAATGTGAATTAAGACAAAGCTTCTTGAAAATGGAAGATTTTAAATTTTGCTACTCTCAGTGATGACTGCATTTGGGAATAACTGTAGGTTTACGATTTCTTTGTGAATATGATTTGCTGGTGGGTCGAGGGGGAAATTGTtttagcaaagaaaaaaaatctaattccaAATAAATATTTAACAAGTGATGCGCGTCCTTTGCTGCaagcgaggctgtgtgtgtgtgtgtgtgtgtgtgtggtgctcaggAACACGGCGGTCTCGCTCTGTGGAATAGTGACCAGTGGTGACGCCCTAGTGGTGTCAGGagctactgtctgtctgtctgtctgtctgttgtaacAGTGGTTCTGGTGGTCACTCGATGATGTTGTCGGAGGGAAGGAGtcaaagctcttttttttttctcgttactTGTTGTACGTGTACAAGCGTGTGTTtgtctgcatgtgtataaatgcgtttgttttcatatatatatatatatatatatatatatatatatatatatatatatatatatatatatatatgcacgtgtgtgtgtgtgtgtgtgtgtgtgcgcgcgcgcgctcttgatcgccgtttcccgcgttagcgaggtagcgtcaggaacagatgcactcactctttctctctctctctctctctctctctctctctctctatatatatatatatatatatatatatatatatatatatatatatatatatatatagtgttgaatTTTATATCTAGTTGTAAATAATGCAATAAATGTATTAGTTCTTCAGAGCCAGTATTATTCTAATTCAATTGAAATTCACAATGTATATGATGAGTAAAAAAAATTGTGGAAGATCCAATGAAATATACATAGCAAGAGTTCCTCAGTTTTCTCTTCCTTGCGTGGCACAGTCCACACGCCCCAGTGTAGGCCTAGGGGTGAGGAGGTTTCTCCCACCCACGGGAGTCGGAGAAAGTCTTGCCAGAGAAGCACATCATCTGACGACATTCCCTTGTCTAACGATCAGATTCAAGGTACAACTTAATCACCTCGACCAGTCGaaacgaaggagagagaaaatctTACGGGTTTGTCCTAAATGCGCGTCTCCTCGGCACTTTATACATCACTCACACACTAAGACATCGTCGCACTTTGGCTTCAGTGCTGCCAGGCTGCTCACGTGTGCCGGAGTCCGAGCATGGCAACAACATCGACCCACTCTATGGCACTGCATGCGGCGCGAAAGTTATATATCACCACTTGACACCTTTAACCCCAAGCTCATACACTGCTTCAAGTACATAGTtacattttttctctctatttctttgcCTTTGTCTACATGATTGTGAATCTTCCACAACGACTGAGAGAACTCTGGTCTGTTCACTGGCTGAAGCAGTGTCCAGTATGTTTTAGAAAGCACTGATGGGTCGACTCTTGCTCGACATCACAGCTGTGTGCTCCATCGTCGCTCCTAGTGTCGACAGAACAGACGGGAGGCGACATTGGGGGGCGGCTGTGGGCGTAGTAGACTCTGGGTGTGGGCGGAATGTGTGCGGGCCAGTCCCTCGCGTGAGGTGTTGAGGACTTGGAGAAGTGGACAGATGTTGTGAGTAAGAGGAAGGGGTCATGGTTGAGTCAGGTTAATCTAAGTTGGGGAACACGAGGGACTCTTGTAACAACAGGGGTCTAGGGAATGGATATAACAGAAGATCAGAAGCAATGTTTGGCGTGGGCAAGGCGGGCTATGTTCGCTGCTGGGAAACAATACTGACGATATGTGCAGCTTAAGCTCAGTTGGTGAGCGGGGAGGGTTGTGGATAGCACTCAGGAGGCTGGGACGAAGAGTGCATTTGTGAATCGGTGGGTCGGTGACCAAGCCTTAGACGAAGTAGGTCTGTCCTGGGGAAGGAGGCTGCTCGCTGGGCGTCTGATGGAAGATCCAGCTGCGGGTGAGGTAGTCAGGGGCATCGCGACGGAACATGGGCGGAGCGGAGGGCCTCGCACCGCCTCCTCCCGTGCCTCTACCACCTAGCGACGAGCTATTGTCGGCCAGGGAGTTCGGCCCGGCTAACAGGGGAAGGGTATTGGCCGGGACTGTTGGGGGTCCTACCTCGCCACACTCGCTTACGGTCATGTATGTGTGGTCCGGGGCATCGGAGGAATCGTGAGGTGACAATTCCTCTCTTGCCTCATCAATAGGAGCTGGGGACGGAGGTTTGGTCGGACTGTGCATCCAGGGTGGCGCCCCGAGAGCTGGCCCACCTCTCGATGCCCAGGGTGCCTCGGACAAGTTGTTGCCCACAGCCGTCTCCCAATATGGGTTCACTATGAGTGATTTTTTGGAGGTGTGGCCTGGGGTTTTAGTTTCGGGTAAAGGCCAAGGAGGACCATTCTGATCCTCGGCAGTTACAAGCGGTCGGCTCGCTGCCTTTCCGCTAAGCGTACCGGGAAGGTTTGAACGCAAGCGGGATCGCACTGAGGGCATCGCTCGCCGTAGCTTCTCCCAGAACCGTGGGTCACGTGGGTGTAGGTTAGTGCCAGCTGTACGAGTGATGGCGGCCAGTTCAGGGTCAAGTTCTGATCTTGGCACGTCTTCCAGCATGACGACGAGGATGTTCTTGCGTCGCAGCCCCCGTAGAGCATCGACGTGGGCACTCTTGAAGTCGTAGCGGCACCACTCGGCGTCCACAAGGCCTCTGGATATTACCAGCACCACGCGACGACTGCAGGCGATGCTCTCAGCGATAGCTTGGCTAGACACAGGGGCTGAGGGAGCCGTGCAGTCCCGGTGAACCACACACAGCCGGTAGCCGGACGCCTCCAGTTCGGGAGCCATCAGTCCACACACCCACGCTGAGTCTTTGGCACTGTGGGTGACGAACGCGTCGAAGAGCTTTTCTCGCTCTTCAACATAAGCAGAAGATTTTTCAAAGAAACGCTTGCCATAGCGGCTGACTGCCCAAAATTTCAGGCGACGGCGGTAAGCCACTACCATGATAGCGGcagccagcagcaggagcagcagcgccgCTGTGATGAGCAGCAGCATTACGTAGTCATGAATAATGAGGCTATTGATTCTGGTCGTGGCAACGTAGTGGTCACATCTTACAGGCGTGTCAGAGAGGACTGGAGGTCCCATATTGCCGGTGATGTTGTGCTGGCAACGTATGAGACTGGCATTGGTAGCTTTGATGCGGTTTGCCTCTAACCAGGCTCTGAGGTTTGTTAAGTAACTACACTCACAGCtccaggggttgtggtagaggcTGACTTCAAGCAGGAAGGGGTTAAGTGCGAGGTTCCACACGGGGAAGGTCGTCAGGAAGTTGTTGTCCAGTCGCAGTAGTTCTATCGCTCGTAGGGGAGAGAAGGAGATGTTGCTCAGGTGTTTGAGGTAGTTGTTTTGGAGGTATAGTTCGCGGAGGTCACGCAGATCCACGAACTCGTAACCATGTAAAGCCTCCAGCTGGTTGTGGTCGAGTCGCAATACCTGCAAGTTCTTGAGCCCATTGAAGGTGCGGTTCTGGATAGCGGTGATCTCAGAGTGGTTGAGGTGAAGAACCCTCAGGTTCTTTCTTCCAATGAGGGCATGGGAAGTTAGAGGGCCCATGGTATTACCGTCCATGAAAGCCTCCGTGACGTCCATTGGCACCCCAGAGGGCATACgggaccagccaccaccacaatctaCAACGTTGTGTGTCCACGTGTGGTCGTGGTAGCAGGTACAGTTCGTGGGGCAAGTCTGCTCACAGTCACACGCGTCGAAGTCACAACAGTGGCACAGCGTGAAGCAGTGGCGGCGGTACGTACAGAGAAACTGTTGTGGTTGTACGGTTATCAAGGGCACCACAGCTTCGTGCCACAGTCCCGGTAAGCGGCAATGGACGGCTCCTACATCTCCCAGGTGTGGTAGGATGGATCCCCCACCCATAGAACCTCCTAGACCCGCCCCAGCAGCGCGCAAGAGCCAGTCTGCAGTACAGTCACACTGAAGAGGGTTATGGGAGAGCAGCAAGAGGGGTGGCGGGGAGTGTCGCAGGGACATCTTCAAGGCAGCCTCCTCCAGAATAGTTAGACTGTTGTGCCGCAGGTCAATAAGAGAGATGCTGGTTTTATCGAGGAAGGTGTTGGAGGCCACATATGAGATAGCGTTGTGCTGGAGGTGAAGCTTCTCTATACCGTCTGGAACAACTGCTGCGTTGATGTTTGAGATGTTATTGTGAGCAGCGTAAAGCACCCGAAGTCCGAGAGTTTTCTGAATCCCGTAGTAGTTTTCTAGTTTGTTTAGTTGGTTGTGGCTCAGATCTATCCACTCTAGGTTTTTAGGGATGAGGGCGTAGTCGAACCAGCTGATGCTGTTATGTGAAACGTTGAACCAAGTGAGGTTCTGCACATAGGTAACGAGGCCATTAATGTCCCCCagattgttgtggtggaggttgagaCCTATTAGTTTTGGCGTGGCCTCTAAAGTTCCATACTCAACATCTGTGACGGAGTTGTGAGAGAGGTCAAGGTAGGTGAGGGACGGAACTTTGGCCAGTGATCCTCTTGTCACGTTGGTCAAGACGTTGTGGGCCAACCTGAGCTCCTGAAGATGTGTGAGGCCTTGTAAGGCACCTTCCTCAAGGTTAGAGATCTGATTATGGCTCACGTCAAGTGTTCTCAAGAGTTGAGCTCGCTCCACTGCCTCTGGCAGTACAGGTAGCTCGTTATGGGCGAGACTTAAATAGTGTAAGGACGTGCAGTTGTTAAAGGCTGCTTTATGCACAGCTTCTAGCTGATTGTGGTCGAGGGAGAGGTGGGTTAAGACAGCAAGGCCTTGAAGAGCTCGACCGGTGAGCGTCGTCAGCTGGTTATGCGTCAACTCTAATGTGTGCAAGTTAGCCAGGCCAGAGAAAGAGGCGTCGGAGAGGTGACTTAACTGATTATGTGCAAGACGCAGTACCTGGAGGGAATAAAGGTTCTTGAAGGTATCTGGGCCCAGGTGTACCAGAAGGTTGTGCGACACGTCCAAAACCACCAGACGAATAAGGCCGTTGAAAGGTTCCTCATTACTAGGTCCTAAGTCCAGTTGGTTGTGGCTCAAGTCTAGTGTCAGCAGCTGGCCTAAACTACTGAAGGCTGCTGGAGGTAGGACACCCAAAGAATTGTTTGCTAAGCATAGCTCCCTCAGTTGCCCCAGGCTGGTTAATGCAGACCGTGGTACGGCCACCAGTCGGTTGTGGGAAAGGTCTAAACGCGTGAGTTCGTTTAaaccatcaaaggcccagtcagaGAGATGCCCGAGACGgttgtgtctgagagagagagtcctgagaTCTTTGATGCTGTCGAAGGCTCGCTCGGGCACCTCAGTCACTTGATTATGGGAGAGGTCGAGGTGTTGCAGCGGCATCGAGCATTCTTGGAGCAGATGGCTCTCTTCCTCAAGTGGCTGTCGGGCACCCAACCCCAAGTCTGGCAGGTGGTGCAGGCGGTTGTGTGTCAGGTTGAGGGTGATGAGCGACGGCAGGTAGCACAACATGGTGGGCGAAAGGGACCACAGGGAATTGTGGGCTAGGTCGAGGGCCTCTAGACGATCCAGGTCAATTAGAGCGTTGGAGTGGATCGCTAAGGATGCCCCAGGCCAGTCCTGGTGATGTGCCCGTAGCGTGAACCGTCGCAGGTGCTGGAGGCCCGACAGGGCATGTGGGGGGAGCTCTGTCACCTTACAACCCAGGATCTGGAGTTCCTCCAGCCTGGGGAAGACGGAGAACATCCCTGCTGTGACCTCCGACTCAAAGACCACCTGCCTGGCGCAGTGCAGCGTGAGCACCGTGACGTGGGTGGAGTGGGCCAGTGCTGACAGCGAATTGTTACCGCTGCCCTTCGTCAGCAGTGCCCTGCTCAGCGTCCGCACGTGGCAGCTGGTGCGGACCTGCTCGCTGTCTCCAGCTGTTACACCGGCGTTCTCCAGCTTCCACTCACACTCGGGTGGACGaccgcccaccccacccaccaacaccaaaaGCACCAGCAGTATGTTGGTACATACTAACGTAGCGGCGGAGGGTGTTGCGGACGTCATTCTTGTAGATGTGTAGGGTTGGCAGCTGTGCAGGCTCCCTCATCAGCTGTACATGTCTGCCTGCCAGCCCTACCTGCCCTCACTGCCTTACTacatgtactacacacacacgtgggggcGCAGGTGTGTGGAACACGTGGCGGCAGAAGCAAGGGGCGCGTGTGCTGCTGAGTCGTGATCGATGTTTGGCAGAGCTGTAACGGGCAGcggcaaaagcagcagcagcagtctggcCCGCGAGGCAGCTGGATCCGctcccacacacctgctcactctACTGCCGTAACGGCCGCTGCTCAGCCACTCGCAGCCCTGCTTCTGTTGCTCTTCCTAATATCACTTTTGTTCTGATTTCTCTGTTATCTCGAGAGATTGGAGATGGTTGAATCACTGCAGTTAATACTGTTCTTCCTACTACTGTTGGCAAGGC includes these proteins:
- the LOC139756330 gene encoding toll-like receptor Tollo, giving the protein MTSATPSAATLVCTNILLVLLVLVGGVGGRPPECEWKLENAGVTAGDSEQVRTSCHVRTLSRALLTKGSGNNSLSALAHSTHVTVLTLHCARQVVFESEVTAGMFSVFPRLEELQILGCKVTELPPHALSGLQHLRRFTLRAHHQDWPGASLAIHSNALIDLDRLEALDLAHNSLWSLSPTMLCYLPSLITLNLTHNRLHHLPDLGLGARQPLEEESHLLQECSMPLQHLDLSHNQVTEVPERAFDSIKDLRTLSLRHNRLGHLSDWAFDGLNELTRLDLSHNRLVAVPRSALTSLGQLRELCLANNSLGVLPPAAFSSLGQLLTLDLSHNQLDLGPSNEEPFNGLIRLVVLDVSHNLLVHLGPDTFKNLYSLQVLRLAHNQLSHLSDASFSGLANLHTLELTHNQLTTLTGRALQGLAVLTHLSLDHNQLEAVHKAAFNNCTSLHYLSLAHNELPVLPEAVERAQLLRTLDVSHNQISNLEEGALQGLTHLQELRLAHNVLTNVTRGSLAKVPSLTYLDLSHNSVTDVEYGTLEATPKLIGLNLHHNNLGDINGLVTYVQNLTWFNVSHNSISWFDYALIPKNLEWIDLSHNQLNKLENYYGIQKTLGLRVLYAAHNNISNINAAVVPDGIEKLHLQHNAISYVASNTFLDKTSISLIDLRHNSLTILEEAALKMSLRHSPPPLLLLSHNPLQCDCTADWLLRAAGAGLGGSMGGGSILPHLGDVGAVHCRLPGLWHEAVVPLITVQPQQFLCTYRRHCFTLCHCCDFDACDCEQTCPTNCTCYHDHTWTHNVVDCGGGWSRMPSGVPMDVTEAFMDGNTMGPLTSHALIGRKNLRVLHLNHSEITAIQNRTFNGLKNLQVLRLDHNQLEALHGYEFVDLRDLRELYLQNNYLKHLSNISFSPLRAIELLRLDNNFLTTFPVWNLALNPFLLEVSLYHNPWSCECSYLTNLRAWLEANRIKATNASLIRCQHNITGNMGPPVLSDTPVRCDHYVATTRINSLIIHDYVMLLLITAALLLLLLAAAIMVVAYRRRLKFWAVSRYGKRFFEKSSAYVEEREKLFDAFVTHSAKDSAWVCGLMAPELEASGYRLCVVHRDCTAPSAPVSSQAIAESIACSRRVVLVISRGLVDAEWCRYDFKSAHVDALRGLRRKNILVVMLEDVPRSELDPELAAITRTAGTNLHPRDPRFWEKLRRAMPSVRSRLRSNLPGTLSGKAASRPLVTAEDQNGPPWPLPETKTPGHTSKKSLIVNPYWETAVGNNLSEAPWASRGGPALGAPPWMHSPTKPPSPAPIDEAREELSPHDSSDAPDHTYMTVSECGEVGPPTVPANTLPLLAGPNSLADNSSSLGGRGTGGGGARPSAPPMFRRDAPDYLTRSWIFHQTPSEQPPSPGQTYFV